The stretch of DNA ACATCACTTTACATGTTTATGCTCTTACCCGACAGAAAGCAAGACACGCTCCATACATAGTTACATTATTCATATATGATTTAACAATATCTATACTTCCTGCTAGGTGAGAGCAGAACCAAGTATAGTGGTGTTTCTGTATCTAAGATGTGAAGGGGTAACTACAACTAGCagcacaattttttaaaaataagacctaactatttttttcaaaaaataagacctaactatttttttaaaataatatcgTACATTCATATTGCCATATAAGTGAACTAGTATGAAAATATTacgtttaatttattttctttatttgatttaGACCAAGATGTTTATCGGCGGAACGTGCTAAGAGAATTTGATTTTAAGTGAACATCAAACAATATTAGCAACCAAGCACACACACGAAAGAATTGCTCAAAATGGTGGATATATGCATGTGGATCAACATCCCATTTGTTTCCTACTAGGGCTTTAGATAATTGTGGACACTATTTTCAAGCTGTTTGACAATCCATTCTGTGCAAatactttctatatataaaagttcctcatctagttttttaaagaaaaaattatagtagTCAACCTAATTGTGTATACCCTTGAAGAATAGTTATCCCAACaatcaaataatttaaaaatcaaaatctttTACAACAAGGTAATACCAGCTAACACCTCTGAAATTTTGGGACATCGGCTTGAGTGAGAGCCAATTAGACACATACCACGATGAGAGATGGACTCCTACTCTCACTTGATTATATCTATGCAAGATACAACGATTTTAAGCTTGTCCAGAAGAGACTATATGAAGACTCACATCGCCTCTGCCATTGCAATCATCCCCTGTCAAAGCATTGCCACCGTAACATATGGTAACAAGTAGAAATGGAGGGCGTAGGGGCAAGAGCGTAATTCTTTGCTAATTTTCTTCGCTGTGGGACTCTCTTGTATTTTAGACCTCAATATTATCTCTTTATTGTACAAGGCTCTTGGTGTTTATACTCTTTTCCGATATTACAgacaaaacttatatttttctaatgtcattttggatatttaaatcAGTTGTTATTCGTGTAGATATGACTTGCAAAGCACACTCATagtattataagatttttatcgGATATTGTTCTGCAATTCCGATTAGCCTTCAAAGTTCGCATGAAAAATAGTATGATGTTCAAAAGAACATCGCTAACTGTACACCTAtaaacaagctagctagctacttcaGTTGAAAACATGGACAATTGCACAACACTACGAGGAATGCCAAACAATTACAATGTTTATCTCGTTCTGTCTAcgttaatatttgattatatcCAACACCCAAGCAATAAGTATAGCGTGCAAGTCTTTTCATGCTTTCCATGTTAGTGGAGTTAGCTATTAGTTATGCTCACGATTTATGTAACATCCTAGACTCATACGTATTATTTCATTAGTCGTgtgaagtttttctttttgttctttcttgCCCCCTCCCACACACGATAAACTCTTTGCACAATCGAAAGCATATATGTCTACATGGTTTCCTAGCCTATTTAgaagtttttaaatttctttcacGCCTCAATTCATATATTACTCGTGATATGAGATTTTGGAGTAAACTGAAAGAAAGGTCATAAGTTGTAACACATGTGGAACTAAATAGTCAAGGTTTATCTTGATTAATTTTAGTTCAGTTCACTAACAGTAAAAACTCAAGTTTCTAACACCTTTACATGTGTGAACTGTGTATTGTTTCTGATGTGTTTCAAATAATCTCTTAATTCTGCTACTTGAAATGTgtctataaataatttagtttGTAACATCGTTTTTACTCTATTATACCATCTcacttaaattaaaaaatgtatcattttaactaaaaaactaattttaatggTTATAGCCATCATGATTTTGTGAGTAATgagaacatcaaaatcaaaaggTTAACTATATTGAAAATCTTTTTCTTATACAAATGAGAAGAAGTTCAACTTATGCATGAATTGAAAATTCTCTACACTCTTCGAAATCTCTGTGTCATCTCTTTATACATATGATACTAAATTGGTGGAACTTACAAATGTATTAAAACCGGTGGACAAGctttacaaaataaacaaacggACTAGTATGCagaaataaattacagatatGAATCGGGCAAATCAGCCCATTCACCAACATGATGATCGATAAGTCAATTATCCTTGATGCCTTAATGTCGTGAAATTACTTTGATTATCAGTAAGTACTATCTGGATGTATCTGGATTACATAGTGACATGCGTGAGAATTCCATATCATATCTCAGGGAATTAGTGGCTTTGCGTCTAATATCTTAAATCAACTGAACTCATAGATGATATCTTACAACATTTGTCATTTCAcatatcatgcatgcataggtAACAAGACACAACTGCATCTATCtcttaggccacgttcggctgCACtgctagttaacttatctcacTCGTTTTCTGCGCACACgttttctaaactgctaaacgggggtatattttgtaaaaaatttctataggaaagttgttttaaaaaataatattgatctattttatatatttttaataattactaattaattaattaattaattatgtatgttTTCCGTATCAGGGTAAGTTAACTCTTCAGGGATATTCAgttcttcatatatatatttcaatatttGTTAGGCAAAGGCAAAAGATCATGGCTGTTGAAGAAAGAATTAATATTTCCTCCGAAACCTGAATCTTGTTTTCATGTAGAGATCCATCCTCCTGAAACGGAGTACATAGTAGACAGTATGTGATATCTATCAGAAAAAATACAGCAAACTCGTGATGATCAATCAGCTTGTGGTCACCATGCATGAACTTTTTAACTGACCGTGTGGCAAGTTTCTGCCAGCATTAATATTTCCTCTGAAATCTGAATCCTGCCTTAAATTCAAGATGGTATCTCTGTCGGAAGAAAATACAGCAAACTCAATATGATAATTAACTCAAGAACTTGTAACCACGTACAGTGCAATTAAGCAAATGCTCAAAGCTTCATGATTGAGAGATTAACATTTGAGACACAGTTCTTAGACGCAATGAAGCTCAATTAGCACAGCAAAATTAAGGTGCAGTCTAGGGTTTCTTGCTAGTGCAGGATGATCACATCGCCGACCGTGACGTGACGACCGTCTAgtggcggaggccggcggcggcggcgatgtcgaTGCAGATGCTGGCGAGCTTGGCGAGCTCTTCGTCTTGCTTGGGCTTGAGCGGCTCGAGCTCTTCCCGGTCCTCGAAGCCCTGGTCGCAGGTGTCGACGTCGGTGCGGACGGCGTCGAGCATGGTGCCCGTGGTGCCcctgtcgccggcggccatggcctTCTCGGCCTGGTCGAGGCTGTAGGCGATGTCCTCGTACGAATCCACGCAGTCGCCGAGCGGGCCTCgcgccagcggcggcgtcTCGGGGTCGCCGAggcgctccgccgccgacttCCTGGCGTCCGCCGCCTTGCCGCGCGTCGCGCCCATCGCCAGCCGCAGCGCCCCGGCGGCGTCCAGCGGCGGCTTCTGCGCGgaccccggcggcggcgccaccgtcgcccggcacaGCGCCGGGTAGTCCGTCTTCGCGCACAGCGCCTTCGCGATGTCGCCGCCGGGCACGATCGGCGTCGAGCTGCGCGGGACGCGGACGGCGCCCGCCGGTgacgccgccacggccgcggcgacgagAAGGACGCGGACGCAGGCGACAAGCGGCGGCGTCATGGTGAGGAGAGCAAAGCGAGATGGAAAGAGAGGATCTTGTAGAAGTGGTGCTTAAATTGTGTGTAATAGTGTGATGGATTTGGTATTTATTAATGACATTCCACAAAGATCTTTCAGAAATTTCTTATCTGGCGCATGACTCCGCACTCATCAGTATTCAAATGTTGGTGCTCATAAATACGACCGTTTATACTTAGAGCAAAATCAATAGATAGTTcctaatataagatgtttgagtttttttttaacgtttgatcatttgttttattgaaaaatttagtataaatataaaaaataataagtcgtgcttaaagttcttttgataattgataataaaataagtcacaagtaaaataaataatattttcataattttttaaataagacaaatggtcaaacattgcaagaaaaaaagtcaaatatcttgcGTTATAAAACGAAGGGAATAACaattagctctaaaaattagtactttatctatagtcaatataataaatatacatacatactatGGAATAAGTGCATGACTtacttatcttttttataaaatttattagaaTCTATATTGTAACTACTACAAATTTGTATCATGTTTTTCATCTCTCTCCTCATCTCTCATCCACCTAAACACAAATATAATGTGTCGGTTCTTATAGTCCATCTGCGTCACTTTACTGTACTCGCTATTagcatgtttttcttattgttTTGCTATCGGTTACCACCCCCTCAACAACTCACcgttacaaaaaaaaaaaaaaaaaaacacacacacacacaaggtAAGAATGGACGTGGGTCAAACGAGTAATACAAGGCTGGGCCTAGTTTAATCAAATgaattaagatattttatatgtcaaaaataaaacttacttTATTTGGTTGAACTAGAATCGGTTTCAAATTAACCAATGGCCAGCCCACACCTATTTCTACCACGAGGTAACCATGAAAAATCCACGGGTTTCGAAAACTTAGGGTCGCAATGATAACCGTGATCCGCGAGGCAACCACGTGATACTGCAAACATGGATACTTAGTTGGTGTCGAGACGAGAGTTAAATACGTCCttttaaaaagagagaaacacctctttagaaaacataaacaaatgcctctttagaaaacaataatttttcatatatttgttagatAAAGGGAACCCCTAGGTTCTTCATATATTTGTCCGATAATGGCAAGTGAACATGCATATTTGTGCAATTATTAGTATTTGGGCCATTTTGAATTGGTACGAAAACATACCTTACCAATGATTTTGCAATTTAAATAGTAAATGTGTTTGGGTTAGATTGAAGCTAGTAAATAATTGGTAATATCCATGTACATTTGGCACTAATatagaattttcttttctcatttcaAAATATGGCTTCATACCGATAGGAAAccaaacacatgcatgcattgtaCAATTTTAAAATGGTAGAGACACAGTTTGCAAGATTTCGGCTATAAAGATTTGGTAGGGTAGTGAACCAAAGCAACCATCCTCTTAAATCCATTTTCCGTcgttttctttctattttcttaCTGCAATCATACTTTAgccttttgcatatttgctaAGATAATATGAAATCTTGCCTTGCCGTATAGGTTCATCATCCTCAAACTTTGAACAAGTATACATAGACAACATGGAtgtttgcaaagaaaaaaccaaatgatatatttgcaaatataaaataatttacaaataaaacttttatatgcgtgttcatagcgatataaaagtgaaggctgaaaaataaattataataaaaaacttcaaaatcagtgaaaatttaaattttcgcttataagtataagcaaaagccaaaagatggagGGGCACCATCTCTATCAGGGAAAAAGCAATACAACAAATTCAGGATGATTAACTCAAGAACGCACGTTAGTCTCGAGCAGATACCAATGTTCAGGACTTTCTTTAGAACAGGCAATTAAAAGAGCCGCTTACCATTGTTGTTTCTAGCAAAACTGTTGTTTTTGAGAGGTTTGTAAAATGTCATTGTTGTCACCCACATTATCATCAACAAAAAAAGGGACAAAAAGACAACATCAAGAAGAATAAGTTTGCAAAACTTTAGAAGAAGGCACAGagtaaaatcaaaatatgcaTAATCCACTAACATTATGAGGTGTAATTAAGTTGTAAGGACGGATTGGTACACAGTTTTCAGACGCAACGAAGCTCATTAGCATAGTAATTATGGTGTACAGTCTAGGGTTCTTTGCTAGTGCTATATAGGAGTATATACTTGAATAGGATCATGTCGACGGCCATCTAgtggcggaggccggcggcgacggcgatggcgatgcaGTTGCTGGCGAGCTTGGCGAGCTCGGCGTCCTGCTTGGACATGACCGGCGTGAGCTCTTCCCGGTCCTCGAAGCCCTGGTCGCAGGTGTCGACGTCGGTGCGGACGGTGTCGAGCATGGTGCCGGTGGTGTCcttgtcgccggcggccatggACTGGTCGGCGTGGTCGAGGCTGTAGGCGATGTCGTCGTACGAGTCCATGCAGTCCTTGAGCGCGCCCCGCGCCAGCGGCGACGTCTTGGGGTCGGCGACGATCGCGCCGGCGTCCTTcttggcggccgccgccttggCACGCACCGCGCCCATCGCCAGCCGGagcaccgccgcggcgtccaGCTTCTGCGCCGACgaccccggcggcggcaccacCGTCATCTGGCACACCACCGGGTAGCTCGTCTTCGCGCACAGCGCCTTCACGATGTCGCCGCCGGGGCCGGGCAGGATCGGCGTCGACGGTGGCGCCGTCGCTGGCTTCGGCGGCGTCAgcttcggcgccgccgggaCAGGCACTCCTCCGGGGCTCCCAGGCTTCCCCGGCGCCTTCTGGTTGCGCGGCACGCAGACCGCgcccgccggcgtcgccgcggcgacgacggcgaggaggacgcaGGCGACAAGCGGCGGCCTCATCATggcgagagagagatggaaatTTGTGCAACAATGTGACGGAATTTAGGTATTTATTTGAATATGGAGGGAAAGGAGGGGATTGGTTGGCTCTGCATTTTCCCGGGAAAAGTGGGGGCAATGGTGGCCAGTGGCAAAAAACTACCATTTTTGGCCGGTGGTGAACTGGTGCCAAACTTTGCCATTCTGGTGGTAGCATTGTCATGAATGAGAAGATTGAGAGgtttattataatttgcaagggagaggaagaggaaaggAATTGGACTAAGGCCATGTTCCTTCGCGAGTAAAACGGATGTTAGTTACGAGGAAAGAAATTGGactaaggccacgttcgtttATGAGTAAAAGGGGTGTTTGTTATTCGACGCGAAAAACGTATTAATAggttagtatataattaattaattattaattatataaaaaatataaaataaattaatatatttttaaagtaacttttctatagaaaatttttataaaatacacTGTTGAGCGATTTGcaagggagaggaagaggaaaggAATTGGACTAAGACCATGTTCCTTCACGAGTAAAAGGGATGTTAGTTACGAGGAAAGGAATTGGactaaggccacgttcgtttATGAGTAAAAGGGGTGTTTGTTATTCGACGCGAAAAacgtattaatagattagtatataattaattaattaattattaattatataaaaaatataaaataaattaatatatttttaaagtaacttttctatagaaaatttttataaaatacactgtttagcgaTTTGcaagggagaggaagaggaaaggAATTGGACTAATTGGGTCAGTATGAACTTTGATGGTTAATCAATTGCTTTTCGATGAATGTAGGAGGTATTGATGTGGAGATCAATTGTAGCAACAGAATGCCACAAATGCTAGCTAAGATTAAATTCGTGTTCTAGTATTTCGTTTTTGACAGATtccatccattttttaaatatacgacgttttaacttttggatataaaatttaatcacttgctttatttaattttttttggaagtaacatttattttgttctgacttgttttatttctaaaagtaCTTCAaacagaatatatattttaattatttgtcatagttttttaataagataacatggtcaaacattgaGCCTCAAAGtcaaaacatcatatattaaaaatggaggtagcattttttttcatgtgtatcATGTCATGAAAATGCATGTCTTCGCTTgatgagtaaatttcacgaCTATAGATTGTTTGACTAAACcatcacaaaattataaattcaaTAAGCGTATTAGATATGCACCAAATTATCacagaa from Oryza brachyantha chromosome 12, ObraRS2, whole genome shotgun sequence encodes:
- the LOC102706065 gene encoding uncharacterized protein LOC102706065, whose translation is MTFYKPLKNNSFARNNNDPLFPSRFALLTMTPPLVACVRVLLVAAAVAASPAGAVRVPRSSTPIVPGGDIAKALCAKTDYPALCRATVAPPPGSAQKPPLDAAGALRLAMGATRGKAADARKSAAERLGDPETPPLARGPLGDCVDSYEDIAYSLDQAEKAMAAGDRGTTGTMLDAVRTDVDTCDQGFEDREELEPLKPKQDEELAKLASICIDIAAAAGLRH
- the LOC102706347 gene encoding uncharacterized protein LOC102706347, which encodes MRPPLVACVLLAVVAAATPAGAVCVPRNQKAPGKPGSPGGVPVPAAPKLTPPKPATAPPSTPILPGPGGDIVKALCAKTSYPVVCQMTVVPPPGSSAQKLDAAAVLRLAMGAVRAKAAAAKKDAGAIVADPKTSPLARGALKDCMDSYDDIAYSLDHADQSMAAGDKDTTGTMLDTVRTDVDTCDQGFEDREELTPVMSKQDAELAKLASNCIAIAVAAGLRH